The Halobellus sp. MBLA0158 genome has a window encoding:
- a CDS encoding Rieske (2Fe-2S) protein, translating to MSESTNPTTTIDGDEYTKVAETDDIDVGRGIAVDVDGIEVAVFNVDGDFYAISNRCSHQHAPMCKAGERKINADHTWTESRGGVNAEDCTVSCPWHLWEWDLETGENEASGQRIATFDVTVRDGEVWVRV from the coding sequence ATGTCCGAATCGACGAATCCGACCACGACCATCGACGGCGACGAGTACACGAAAGTGGCCGAGACCGACGACATCGACGTCGGTCGCGGCATCGCGGTGGACGTAGACGGTATCGAGGTCGCCGTGTTCAACGTCGACGGCGACTTCTACGCGATCAGCAACCGCTGTTCCCACCAGCACGCGCCGATGTGCAAGGCCGGCGAGCGGAAGATCAACGCCGATCACACCTGGACCGAATCCCGCGGCGGCGTCAACGCCGAAGACTGCACCGTCTCGTGCCCGTGGCACCTCTGGGAGTGGGACCTCGAAACCGGCGAGAACGAGGCCTCGGGCCAGCGCATCGCCACGTTCGACGTGACCGTACGCGACGGGGAAGTCTGGGTCCGAGTGTGA
- a CDS encoding amidohydrolase family protein codes for MGSSIQRLDSAAEVPEEAFETEVIDLDFHVNPLEEELEPYIEDERALDRLTTEFGMWPIPDKWDAAYAIAEGNEGLFTQGRAEYPEDVWEACEKFGIDTPIVNAALNMLPQQHHPVLKNAVLKAGNSYMLDNFVDEGIPTALSIAKWDVDHALAELDRWGEEDDVVAVYSWFDPRKPWGVEKFDPVFEKLESLGLPLLLHGSLAFWPQHSYVGDEMLTWTEVLGLDWPFHGMVNTANMIMRGVFDRYPDLNVVFQEAGHWWIPFMRYRMDEFYEMHPEDIQITPRKFDAGEHYLDRAPSEYLRDNIYVCTQPMALPRRAGEAESMLDLSMARDTFLYSSDWPHQTLDPPTWFFTSRAFREDEELRDNVLHQNAKDILRF; via the coding sequence TGAATCCGCTCGAAGAGGAACTCGAGCCATATATCGAGGACGAGCGGGCGCTCGATCGGCTCACGACGGAGTTCGGGATGTGGCCGATCCCCGACAAGTGGGACGCCGCGTACGCCATCGCCGAGGGCAACGAGGGCCTGTTCACACAGGGCCGCGCGGAGTACCCCGAGGACGTCTGGGAGGCCTGCGAGAAGTTCGGTATCGACACGCCGATCGTCAACGCCGCGCTCAATATGCTACCCCAGCAGCACCACCCGGTGCTGAAGAACGCGGTGCTGAAGGCCGGAAACTCCTATATGCTCGATAACTTCGTCGACGAGGGCATCCCGACCGCGCTCTCGATCGCGAAGTGGGACGTCGACCACGCGCTCGCGGAACTGGACCGCTGGGGCGAGGAGGACGACGTCGTCGCGGTGTACAGTTGGTTCGACCCGCGGAAGCCCTGGGGCGTCGAGAAGTTCGATCCCGTCTTCGAGAAGCTCGAATCCCTCGGGCTGCCGCTCTTGCTCCACGGCTCGCTCGCGTTCTGGCCGCAGCACTCCTACGTCGGCGACGAGATGTTGACCTGGACCGAGGTGTTGGGGCTCGACTGGCCCTTCCACGGGATGGTGAACACGGCCAATATGATTATGCGCGGCGTGTTCGATCGGTACCCCGATCTGAACGTGGTCTTCCAGGAGGCCGGCCACTGGTGGATTCCGTTTATGCGGTACCGGATGGACGAGTTCTACGAGATGCACCCCGAGGACATCCAGATCACGCCGCGGAAGTTCGACGCTGGCGAACACTACCTCGACCGCGCCCCAAGCGAATACCTCCGCGACAACATCTACGTCTGCACACAGCCGATGGCGCTCCCGCGCCGGGCGGGCGAGGCCGAGAGTATGCTGGATCTCAGTATGGCCCGGGACACCTTCCTCTACTCGTCGGACTGGCCGCATCAGACGCTCGATCCCCCGACGTGGTTCTTCACGAGCCGGGCGTTCCGCGAGGACGAGGAGCTCCGCGACAACGTCCTCCACCAGAACGCGAAAGACATCCTGAGGTTCTGA
- the gfo6 gene encoding D-xylose 1-dehydrogenase Gfo6: MEDALADYLDEFTRRDWQTLDPDDVDDPVRVAVVGLGWFAREWALPGIARSAFTEATVVTDVDADAVETVAVEHDVRGVTPDELRSGAVADEYDAVYVATPNATHLVYVRAAAEQGKAILCEKPLEATVDRARELVAACRDADVPLMVGYRMQTDPAVRRLRDLLEAGFAGDVVHVHATMSQTMLGELGSDHDQWRLDPDLSGGCALMDIGVYPLNTTRFVLGSDPVRVSGRTRTEHEAFAGVDEHATFRLEYPGGVDAMCTVSQNAQHASRLEVTGTDARLILDPAFYEREDRGFAVVREGTRVDVDFDQVHQIEEEFAYFGHQLLAEEPFYPDGDHALGDMRVLDALYESAEMGRAVALGDDA, from the coding sequence ATGGAGGACGCCCTCGCCGACTACCTCGATGAGTTCACGCGCCGCGACTGGCAGACGCTCGACCCCGACGACGTCGACGACCCCGTCCGGGTCGCGGTCGTCGGACTCGGATGGTTCGCCCGCGAGTGGGCGCTCCCGGGCATCGCGCGCTCGGCGTTCACCGAGGCGACCGTCGTCACCGACGTCGACGCGGACGCCGTCGAGACCGTCGCCGTCGAACACGACGTCCGCGGAGTCACGCCCGACGAACTCCGGTCCGGCGCCGTCGCCGACGAGTACGACGCGGTCTATGTCGCCACGCCGAACGCGACCCACCTGGTGTACGTGCGGGCCGCCGCCGAGCAGGGGAAGGCGATCCTCTGTGAGAAGCCACTGGAGGCGACGGTCGACCGCGCCCGGGAGCTCGTGGCCGCCTGCCGCGACGCCGACGTCCCGCTGATGGTCGGCTACCGGATGCAGACCGATCCCGCGGTGCGGCGGCTGCGGGACCTCCTAGAGGCGGGCTTCGCCGGCGACGTCGTCCACGTCCACGCGACGATGTCGCAGACGATGCTCGGCGAACTCGGCAGCGACCACGACCAGTGGCGGCTCGACCCCGATCTCTCGGGCGGCTGTGCGCTGATGGACATCGGCGTCTACCCGCTGAACACGACCCGGTTCGTCCTCGGTTCGGACCCGGTTCGGGTGTCGGGGCGGACCCGGACGGAACACGAGGCGTTCGCGGGCGTCGACGAACACGCGACGTTCAGATTAGAGTACCCCGGCGGCGTCGACGCGATGTGTACGGTGAGCCAGAACGCCCAGCACGCCAGCCGGCTCGAAGTCACCGGGACCGACGCCCGATTGATCCTCGATCCGGCGTTCTACGAGCGCGAGGACCGGGGCTTCGCGGTCGTTCGCGAGGGGACCCGCGTCGACGTCGACTTCGACCAGGTCCACCAGATCGAAGAGGAGTTCGCCTACTTCGGGCACCAGCTGCTGGCAGAGGAACCGTTCTACCCGGACGGCGACCACGCGCTGGGCGATATGCGCGTCCTCGACGCCCTCTACGAGTCGGCCGAGATGGGCCGAGCGGTCGCTCTCGGCGACGACGCGTAG
- a CDS encoding amino acid ABC transporter substrate-binding protein — protein sequence MSSQGGSSEPITIGTTLPESGSYSSMAKHIRAGYEMGVQYVNDNGGIDGRPLELIIKDDESEAQKTRSGLNEIVSNNDVAMLWGSFSSLLVTAGSAFAESQELPFIGTTFAYQEPHQEKNYKWTFAPFPKSRDQVRTTKSWFDALDDGPERIAIWELNSGWGEELANLWEQSFKGTDYEVVLRQKYQIGNSDFTTLISQTQDADADAILSNPVPPDGITAAKQMKQQGYTPNLVNFIRATDPRAWTTALGGTGDYFASTGVGWLAGLDTTGTGALIERYHDRQGVSGDAVPVNSVGAAFTVVQVAASALRTAGSTDPSAVRDALLNQQFDTVMGQFGFDDTGMPKEGEMVPAVRQWQDGKQMLVHPEPSGDYAMEPEYPMPTFDSR from the coding sequence ATGAGTTCCCAAGGCGGGTCGAGCGAACCGATCACGATCGGGACGACGCTCCCGGAGAGCGGGTCGTACTCGTCGATGGCCAAACACATCCGCGCCGGCTACGAGATGGGCGTCCAGTACGTCAACGACAACGGCGGCATCGACGGCCGGCCGCTCGAACTGATCATCAAGGACGACGAGAGCGAGGCCCAGAAGACCCGCTCGGGGCTCAACGAGATCGTCTCCAACAACGACGTAGCGATGCTGTGGGGGAGCTTCTCCAGCCTCCTCGTCACCGCCGGCAGCGCGTTCGCCGAATCCCAGGAACTTCCGTTCATCGGCACCACCTTCGCCTACCAGGAGCCCCACCAGGAGAAGAACTACAAGTGGACGTTCGCGCCGTTCCCCAAGAGCCGGGACCAGGTCCGCACCACGAAGAGCTGGTTCGACGCCCTCGACGACGGCCCCGAGCGCATCGCCATCTGGGAGCTCAACTCCGGGTGGGGCGAGGAGCTGGCCAATCTGTGGGAGCAGTCGTTCAAGGGGACGGACTACGAGGTCGTGCTCCGCCAGAAGTACCAAATCGGGAACAGCGACTTCACGACGCTCATCTCGCAAACTCAGGACGCGGACGCCGACGCCATCCTCTCGAATCCGGTCCCGCCGGACGGCATCACCGCGGCCAAGCAGATGAAACAACAGGGCTACACGCCGAACCTCGTGAACTTCATCCGCGCGACCGACCCGCGAGCGTGGACGACGGCGCTCGGGGGGACCGGCGACTACTTCGCCAGCACCGGCGTCGGGTGGCTCGCCGGACTCGATACCACCGGGACGGGCGCTCTCATCGAACGGTATCACGACCGTCAGGGCGTCTCGGGCGACGCCGTGCCGGTGAACTCTGTCGGCGCCGCGTTCACGGTCGTCCAGGTCGCGGCCAGCGCGCTCCGAACGGCCGGCTCGACGGACCCGTCGGCCGTCCGGGACGCACTCTTGAATCAGCAGTTCGATACGGTGATGGGGCAGTTCGGCTTCGACGACACCGGGATGCCGAAGGAGGGCGAGATGGTCCCTGCGGTCAGGCAGTGGCAAGACGGCAAACAGATGCTCGTCCATCCCGAGCCCAGCGGTGACTACGCGATGGAACCCGAGTATCCGATGCCGACTTTCGATAGCCGCTAG
- a CDS encoding VOC family protein codes for MSDLQRIEHAKLAVTDLEDARRFYTDAMGLVERGETDGTVYFGRGYDSNFDLAVTEGGTGIEHFAVRAIDSAAVDGYEERLRDRGVDTARVDGAEPGQRAGIRFELPGGVPMEIVAVEDEAYPHSNVSATDRAGHAPSAVDHIQFFTPDLDADLAFLRDAVGLHVSDLVGPRDDPENAFLRCNTLHHDIALKHKPELSETSLHHFAWGYDSIEHMKLFLDTVVGRGADFERGIGRHFAGDNLYAYFWEPGGNRFEMCAEMAEVKTTEPNHVVDYETATTAWGPGAPESFDEGSGLASED; via the coding sequence ATGAGTGACCTGCAACGAATCGAACACGCGAAGCTGGCGGTGACCGACCTGGAAGACGCACGGCGATTCTACACCGACGCGATGGGACTCGTCGAACGCGGCGAAACGGACGGAACCGTCTATTTCGGCCGTGGGTACGACAGCAACTTCGACCTGGCCGTCACCGAAGGCGGGACCGGGATCGAGCACTTCGCCGTCCGCGCTATCGACTCGGCGGCCGTCGACGGCTACGAGGAGCGACTCCGTGATCGGGGCGTCGACACGGCCCGAGTCGACGGCGCCGAACCGGGACAGCGGGCCGGGATCCGATTCGAGCTGCCCGGCGGGGTCCCGATGGAGATCGTCGCCGTCGAGGACGAGGCGTACCCGCACTCGAACGTCTCGGCGACGGATCGCGCGGGACACGCGCCCTCCGCGGTCGACCACATCCAGTTCTTCACGCCCGATCTCGACGCGGATCTGGCGTTCCTCCGGGACGCCGTGGGACTGCACGTCTCCGATCTGGTCGGTCCCCGGGACGACCCGGAGAATGCCTTCCTCCGGTGTAACACGCTGCATCACGACATCGCACTGAAGCACAAGCCGGAACTGTCCGAGACCAGTCTCCATCACTTCGCGTGGGGATACGACAGCATCGAACATATGAAGCTCTTCCTCGATACGGTGGTCGGACGCGGCGCGGACTTCGAGCGCGGCATCGGCCGCCACTTCGCCGGGGACAACCTCTACGCGTACTTCTGGGAACCGGGCGGGAACCGATTCGAGATGTGTGCGGAGATGGCCGAGGTGAAGACGACGGAGCCGAACCACGTCGTCGATTACGAGACTGCGACGACCGCGTGGGGGCCGGGCGCTCCCGAGTCATTCGACGAGGGGTCGGGATTGGCGAGCGAAGACTGA
- a CDS encoding ABC transporter substrate-binding protein, with the protein MAPDTDDLAGPTRREYVKYGGAVLGGGLFAGCAGGDESTPTESSTETETESTTTATRTAEDRSYSVSMEPVGEVTFESVPETWVPYSGDYADMAVALGRADGITGIGGADRYYTYVYDELPGVSVDRDRIEEHPEVRTKEQFYALDSDVHLYDPEMLKNWFDWEQSDVDEIAENVGPFVGNLIFRRSDDWHDYRFYTLYEAFEKMATLFQERERYEAFAALHDEFIASIQQRLPPADERPDVFLTYEGTNSPETFSPYRLNDRGTSKKQWRDLGVTDALSGTDIENLSTTNRGEFDYENLLEIDPEVILVRGHERKSATEFRETVLAYMEDHPVGSELRAVQNGRVYRGGYLYQGPIHNLFLTERAAKQLYPETFGDVTGDEELFDRQAVADIVTGAF; encoded by the coding sequence ATGGCACCAGACACGGACGACCTCGCCGGGCCGACGCGGCGGGAGTACGTCAAGTACGGCGGCGCGGTCCTCGGCGGCGGACTGTTCGCCGGCTGCGCCGGCGGCGACGAGTCGACGCCGACCGAGAGCAGTACCGAAACAGAGACGGAATCGACGACGACGGCGACCCGGACGGCCGAGGACCGGTCGTACTCGGTCTCGATGGAGCCGGTCGGCGAGGTCACGTTCGAGTCGGTCCCCGAGACGTGGGTCCCCTACAGCGGCGACTACGCCGATATGGCGGTCGCGCTCGGACGGGCCGACGGCATCACGGGGATCGGCGGCGCGGATCGGTACTACACCTACGTCTACGACGAACTCCCCGGCGTGAGCGTCGACCGCGACCGCATCGAGGAACACCCCGAGGTGCGGACCAAAGAGCAGTTCTACGCGCTCGACAGCGACGTCCACCTGTACGACCCGGAGATGCTCAAAAACTGGTTCGACTGGGAGCAGTCCGACGTCGACGAGATCGCCGAGAACGTCGGGCCGTTCGTCGGCAACCTCATCTTCCGGCGCTCGGACGACTGGCACGACTACCGGTTCTACACGCTCTATGAGGCCTTCGAGAAGATGGCCACGCTGTTCCAAGAACGGGAGCGCTACGAGGCGTTCGCGGCGCTGCACGACGAGTTCATCGCTTCGATCCAGCAGCGGCTCCCCCCGGCCGACGAGCGCCCGGACGTGTTCCTGACCTACGAGGGGACGAACTCCCCGGAGACGTTCTCGCCCTACCGCCTCAACGACCGCGGGACCAGCAAGAAGCAGTGGCGCGACCTCGGCGTGACAGACGCCCTCTCTGGCACGGATATCGAGAACCTCAGCACGACGAACCGGGGCGAATTCGACTACGAGAACCTCCTGGAGATCGACCCCGAGGTGATCCTCGTGCGCGGCCACGAACGGAAGTCCGCCACGGAGTTCCGCGAGACCGTCCTCGCGTATATGGAGGATCACCCGGTCGGAAGCGAACTGCGCGCCGTCCAGAACGGCCGGGTCTACCGCGGCGGGTATCTCTATCAGGGCCCGATTCACAACCTCTTCCTGACAGAGCGGGCCGCCAAACAGCTCTACCCCGAGACGTTCGGCGACGTGACCGGCGACGAGGAACTGTTCGATCGGCAGGCCGTAGCGGACATCGTCACTGGAGCGTTCTGA